A genomic region of Alicyclobacillus sp. SO9 contains the following coding sequences:
- the ftsW gene encoding putative lipid II flippase FtsW, translated as MDIQRHQPDYVLYFTVLILCATGIISVYSASSVWAINHQVATDYLAVKQLIAAALGTLLMTVIMLWVPYQSMYKNAVRFLLTDLFLLFVVLIPHVGHTQNGSRRWIGTGSIHIQPSEIAIVVTIIYLSYFYTRKISYLNDFKRGVRPALFIIAMQFVLIIIEPDMGTALTLLGTALTVVFASGARLRKLIIPGVIFVPAVFLAATMVHYRSQRITAWLHPFANAKTSGYQLIQGWTGIAAGGWFGKGFGMSIEKTGYLPIPQADFIFPVFTEEWGFVGALALLITFAVLVWRGFRVARHTPDRFSALLAVGITSMIVIKTLINLGAVTGLLPVTGIPLPFISYGGTSLVMDMMAMGILLNISRHALTYETDTEDLADVIPVDEARALKAESGNIDVEEEKPPREPGKTAQIHPFRPSREKKEKAPYKGSTATVRNNWRARQESSATRDSRVKRAKQSTPARGVQSTWRERSKSRSQSANTPAGGKNKRKGGKNRR; from the coding sequence GTGGATATACAACGACATCAACCAGACTACGTACTTTATTTCACCGTCCTGATTCTATGTGCTACTGGTATCATTAGTGTTTATTCAGCAAGCTCTGTCTGGGCGATAAACCACCAGGTGGCCACCGACTATCTCGCTGTCAAACAGTTAATTGCTGCCGCCCTCGGGACTTTGTTAATGACAGTGATTATGCTGTGGGTGCCTTATCAATCTATGTACAAGAATGCTGTACGGTTTCTGCTCACAGACCTGTTTTTGCTATTTGTAGTACTTATACCGCACGTCGGACACACTCAGAACGGCAGCCGCCGCTGGATTGGCACTGGATCAATACATATTCAGCCGTCCGAAATTGCGATTGTCGTGACCATTATTTACCTCAGCTACTTCTACACAAGGAAAATTTCATACCTGAATGATTTTAAGCGCGGTGTTCGGCCTGCACTTTTCATTATTGCCATGCAGTTTGTTTTAATTATTATCGAGCCTGATATGGGAACAGCCTTGACACTGCTTGGCACAGCCCTGACTGTTGTTTTCGCATCGGGTGCTAGACTCCGGAAATTAATCATTCCCGGTGTGATTTTCGTGCCTGCTGTTTTTCTGGCTGCAACCATGGTGCACTACCGATCGCAGCGAATTACAGCTTGGCTGCACCCATTTGCCAACGCCAAGACGTCCGGATATCAACTCATTCAGGGCTGGACAGGCATTGCTGCAGGGGGATGGTTTGGGAAGGGTTTTGGGATGAGTATCGAAAAAACAGGATACCTGCCAATTCCACAAGCCGACTTTATCTTTCCCGTGTTTACCGAAGAGTGGGGGTTTGTCGGTGCGCTGGCTCTGCTCATTACCTTCGCTGTACTTGTTTGGCGGGGATTTCGCGTCGCCCGCCATACACCGGACAGATTCAGCGCACTGCTGGCAGTGGGCATTACCAGTATGATTGTCATCAAGACGCTGATTAACCTGGGCGCAGTGACTGGCCTGTTGCCCGTAACAGGAATTCCACTTCCGTTTATCAGTTACGGAGGGACATCCCTGGTCATGGACATGATGGCCATGGGGATTTTGCTCAATATCTCTCGCCATGCGCTCACCTATGAAACAGATACCGAAGATTTGGCTGATGTCATTCCTGTTGATGAAGCCCGCGCTTTGAAAGCAGAATCTGGTAATATTGATGTGGAAGAAGAGAAACCCCCTCGGGAGCCTGGGAAGACCGCTCAAATTCATCCCTTTCGTCCAAGCAGGGAGAAAAAAGAAAAAGCTCCGTACAAAGGGTCCACTGCAACGGTCCGAAACAACTGGAGAGCAAGACAAGAATCTTCGGCGACCCGTGATTCCCGCGTAAAAAGAGCGAAGCAATCCACTCCTGCAAGAGGGGTTCAGTCTACGTGGCGAGAGCGAAGCAAATCGCGCAGTCAATCTGCAAATACGCCAGCAGGTGGAAAGAACAAGCGTAAAGGCGGTAAAAACAGGAGGTAA
- a CDS encoding FtsW/RodA/SpoVE family cell cycle protein, producing MDTLRRNIREFDFTLVGVLLLLAAYSVTALYAVAASGSSSGWMKQLFFEILGLILMIGASLVDYQSIRRLRWWLYGTAIILLVAVFAFPRVNGAHSWINLKVTTFQPSELAKLALILVMADYMAKVDESELPSYGLKHLLPLLGMMIVPFALILKEPALGQSLVVFAIFVTMYVMFTKRTYFILLTLGLVVLVSAIGFIAVQYPHPFINFVQTVAGKHHLLKPYQMARIRTWLDPSYSISNFGFNIHEARIAIGSGQVFGEGLLGGIVTNGGFVPNQSTDYIFTVIGEELGFVGSAVLVFLFLVLVYRLIRVAATSQDTFGTYYIVGMIGMIGFQVFENIGADMYLSPSTGITLPFISYGGSSLVINYLSMGIILSIALRRKKLRFN from the coding sequence GTGGATACTCTGCGCAGAAATATTCGTGAATTTGATTTCACCCTGGTGGGTGTTTTGCTGCTGCTTGCAGCATACAGCGTGACAGCATTGTATGCGGTGGCTGCTTCCGGAAGTTCATCTGGATGGATGAAGCAGTTGTTCTTCGAGATCCTCGGGCTGATTCTGATGATTGGAGCCTCCTTAGTCGATTATCAGTCCATTCGCAGACTTCGTTGGTGGCTGTACGGAACTGCCATTATTCTCCTTGTGGCTGTCTTTGCTTTTCCCCGGGTGAATGGAGCACACAGTTGGATTAACTTGAAAGTTACCACCTTTCAGCCATCAGAGTTGGCGAAATTAGCTTTAATTCTGGTCATGGCCGACTATATGGCCAAGGTGGACGAGTCCGAACTGCCTTCCTATGGACTTAAGCATCTGCTTCCGTTGCTCGGAATGATGATTGTACCCTTTGCGTTGATTTTGAAGGAACCGGCGCTGGGGCAATCTCTGGTGGTTTTTGCTATCTTCGTGACCATGTATGTGATGTTTACGAAAAGAACCTATTTCATTTTGCTTACGCTGGGGCTGGTAGTGTTAGTCTCTGCAATCGGATTCATTGCTGTTCAGTATCCGCACCCATTTATCAACTTTGTTCAGACCGTAGCTGGGAAACACCATCTGTTAAAACCGTACCAGATGGCGCGGATACGAACCTGGTTGGATCCGTCCTATTCTATCAGTAACTTCGGGTTTAATATTCATGAAGCCAGAATTGCAATTGGATCGGGGCAGGTCTTCGGCGAAGGCTTGCTCGGCGGCATCGTTACCAACGGAGGATTTGTCCCGAATCAATCCACCGACTATATCTTTACAGTCATCGGGGAAGAACTGGGCTTTGTCGGTTCTGCAGTACTGGTCTTTTTGTTCCTCGTACTCGTGTACCGTTTGATTCGTGTTGCAGCCACGTCTCAGGATACCTTCGGTACATATTATATTGTCGGCATGATTGGCATGATTGGGTTTCAGGTATTTGAGAACATCGGCGCGGATATGTATTTGAGCCCGAGTACAGGTATCACACTCCCGTTCATCAGTTATGGGGGTTCGTCCTTGGTTATCAACTACCTGTCCATGGGCATCATTCTGAGCATTGCGTTGCGCCGCAAGAAACTACGCTTTAATTGA
- a CDS encoding GNAT family N-acetyltransferase has protein sequence MSESATMTLPNYFKRLNDYFPEQELKHPEQLEDLVKHASVYKKLEDEQFLILYAEFPNFLFVDYLLVSSKIRGKGIGTKVMKRLQSQGKPIVLEVEPEDPAEPDSIKRRKFYSRHGFHEANGVIYRRKDPKGNPFDMDILLWTPDGKTEADDESAYEMMTQVCEHVHNFHAKEYYGKMPADPNKVLSLETVAN, from the coding sequence ATGAGTGAATCTGCTACTATGACCTTACCCAACTACTTCAAACGTCTTAACGACTATTTTCCGGAACAGGAGTTGAAACATCCGGAGCAATTAGAAGATCTCGTAAAACATGCGAGTGTATATAAGAAGCTGGAGGATGAGCAATTCCTAATCCTCTATGCGGAATTCCCCAACTTTTTGTTTGTCGACTACCTCCTTGTCAGTTCAAAAATCCGGGGCAAAGGCATTGGAACAAAAGTCATGAAGCGCTTGCAGTCCCAAGGCAAACCCATTGTCTTGGAAGTCGAGCCAGAAGACCCGGCAGAACCTGACAGCATCAAACGTCGTAAGTTCTACTCCCGTCACGGCTTTCATGAAGCAAACGGTGTGATTTACCGACGTAAAGACCCCAAAGGCAACCCTTTTGATATGGATATTCTCCTCTGGACACCTGACGGAAAAACTGAAGCAGACGACGAGAGCGCATATGAAATGATGACGCAGGTCTGCGAACACGTGCACAACTTTCATGCGAAAGAGTACTATGGCAAAATGCCTGCCGATCCAAACAAAGTACTCTCACTTGAAACTGTTGCTAACTGA
- a CDS encoding MDR family MFS transporter has product MHQRTNRRNVTIALMVATFLAAMDNTVVSTAMPTIVSSLGGLKLFSWVFSAYMLTMAVTTPIYGKLADLFGRKIIFTIGTILFLLGSMLSGLAQSMDQLIWFRAFQGIGAGAVLPVTLTIIGDIYSYERRAKIQGLFSAVWGIAGIAGPLIGGFFVDYISWRFIFYINVPVGLVSMVLVWIFLKEDFEPHEAQVDYAGAAVFTAAVTSLLYALISGGTLYPWNSDIIFILFAISLVGLIAFVIIEQKSSQPMIPPFLFQNRTILVSNVTGLLSGGILMGISAYLPMWIQGIEGHSATSAGLTLAPMSLGWFVGATVGGRLMLKIGSKPVSILGMFFIVLGGFGLTLVAIGTQQWILISFMVVIGLGYGFSMTAYTVIVQTAVDWEMRGAATASIQFLRTLGQTVGVAVLGAWFNHVVSRNIERLGLYQKYGQHMNDLLNPSLAAKLPEAVLEALRQLLALALHNVYLLMACFAVVGFLISLALPYQEAPQEAREEVTRENSRRTKGKSQ; this is encoded by the coding sequence ATGCACCAGCGTACAAACCGGCGCAATGTTACCATTGCCCTGATGGTCGCTACTTTTCTGGCGGCAATGGACAATACCGTGGTGAGCACGGCAATGCCTACCATCGTCAGCAGCTTGGGCGGATTGAAACTGTTTAGTTGGGTTTTTTCAGCATACATGCTGACGATGGCTGTCACAACGCCGATTTATGGCAAGCTGGCAGACCTGTTTGGCCGAAAAATTATATTTACCATCGGAACCATTCTGTTTCTCCTTGGGTCCATGCTCTCCGGACTGGCCCAATCCATGGACCAACTCATTTGGTTCCGGGCGTTTCAAGGTATCGGTGCCGGAGCGGTACTTCCAGTCACGCTGACCATCATCGGCGACATCTACTCTTATGAACGCCGCGCGAAGATTCAGGGACTGTTCAGCGCGGTCTGGGGTATTGCCGGCATTGCGGGTCCCCTCATCGGCGGTTTCTTTGTGGACTATATCAGTTGGCGCTTTATCTTTTACATCAATGTACCTGTTGGGCTGGTATCCATGGTCCTGGTTTGGATATTTCTAAAGGAAGATTTTGAGCCCCATGAAGCGCAGGTTGACTACGCGGGAGCCGCCGTCTTTACCGCGGCCGTCACATCCCTGTTATACGCGTTGATCAGCGGCGGTACACTCTATCCCTGGAATTCCGACATCATTTTCATCCTATTCGCCATTTCGCTGGTTGGATTAATTGCTTTTGTCATAATCGAACAAAAGTCGTCTCAACCCATGATTCCTCCTTTCCTCTTTCAAAATCGAACCATTCTCGTGTCCAATGTAACCGGCCTGTTGTCGGGCGGTATTTTAATGGGAATCAGCGCCTATCTGCCCATGTGGATCCAGGGAATTGAAGGACACAGTGCTACCAGCGCAGGCCTCACGCTTGCTCCTATGTCTCTCGGCTGGTTCGTGGGTGCCACTGTTGGAGGACGGCTGATGTTAAAAATCGGATCGAAACCGGTATCAATCCTTGGTATGTTCTTCATTGTTCTGGGCGGCTTCGGACTAACCCTGGTTGCGATTGGAACGCAACAGTGGATTCTCATCTCATTTATGGTTGTTATTGGCCTCGGCTACGGGTTCTCCATGACAGCCTATACCGTGATTGTCCAAACTGCGGTCGACTGGGAAATGCGCGGCGCCGCGACAGCTTCCATCCAGTTCCTGAGGACCTTGGGGCAGACGGTAGGTGTTGCAGTCCTGGGCGCCTGGTTTAACCATGTTGTCTCCCGTAACATAGAAAGACTTGGATTGTATCAAAAATATGGCCAACACATGAACGATTTATTAAATCCCTCACTAGCCGCCAAATTACCGGAGGCCGTGTTGGAAGCTTTGCGTCAACTTCTGGCTCTGGCTCTCCACAATGTCTATTTGCTCATGGCATGCTTTGCTGTTGTTGGTTTTCTCATCTCTTTAGCGTTACCTTACCAAGAAGCACCGCAAGAGGCACGAGAAGAGGTAACGCGGGAGAACAGCCGGAGAACGAAAGGAAAATCACAGTAA
- a CDS encoding YwhD family protein encodes MKELKLTGKKTHSTDDQMRGLSAVLVDGTDVFVDNGAIHAKSRLEKGIKFVKEKAELKNPREIWVFWLTIGRVEGSEKGYKAVQGYPMYIDEEASLGYKSMADSVNSMDRVVRGSVDVSNVPREILARLKNFLKSRETLWEHAKTELQEVLDA; translated from the coding sequence ATGAAAGAGTTAAAGTTGACAGGTAAAAAGACACACAGTACGGACGACCAAATGCGGGGACTGTCAGCCGTTCTGGTGGACGGTACAGACGTGTTTGTAGATAACGGTGCAATTCATGCAAAGAGCCGCCTCGAGAAAGGCATCAAGTTTGTCAAAGAAAAAGCAGAGCTAAAAAACCCGCGTGAAATTTGGGTGTTCTGGCTGACGATTGGCCGGGTCGAGGGTTCAGAGAAAGGTTACAAGGCAGTGCAGGGCTATCCCATGTATATTGATGAAGAGGCTTCATTAGGGTACAAGTCGATGGCGGACTCCGTTAATTCCATGGACAGGGTAGTGCGCGGCAGTGTTGATGTCTCTAATGTTCCCCGTGAGATTTTGGCACGTCTAAAGAATTTTCTGAAGTCACGAGAAACACTTTGGGAGCATGCAAAGACGGAACTTCAGGAAGTACTTGATGCATGA
- a CDS encoding aminotransferase class I/II-fold pyridoxal phosphate-dependent enzyme has product MNQNETPLFDTLRNHAGRNPVQFHIPGHKKGRGMNAEFRNYIGQNAFSIDLINIAPLDDLHHPTGAIRHAQELAAEVFEADATFFSVQGTSSAIMTMVLATVGPGDTILVPRNVHKSVLTAIMLADARPVFLTPELDPNLGIAHGLAVETVEEALERYPAAKALVVINPTYFGIAADLTRLVEVAHRYGVPVLVDEAHGVHVGFHEALPPSAMQAGADMAATSVHKLGGSMTQSSILNVRAGLVDPRHVQVVLSMLTTTSTSYLLLASLDVARKELALHGQQQIDRAIRLAEAARREINEIHGLYCFGTELLHDSATFALDPTKLTVSVKDLGIKGYDVETILRDEYNIEVELSDLYNILCIVSWGDTEADLRLLIEALREIAHRYGDRPGHRVLQVDLPEMPELKMSPRQAFYSKTEVVPLKESAGRIIAEMIMVYPPGIPVLLPGEEVTQVNIDYIEENLRAGLPVQGTDDPEIQNVKVVREPPLIP; this is encoded by the coding sequence ATGAACCAAAATGAAACGCCGCTCTTTGACACGCTCAGAAATCACGCCGGCCGCAACCCCGTTCAGTTCCATATTCCGGGTCATAAAAAAGGGCGTGGAATGAACGCTGAGTTTCGAAACTATATCGGGCAAAACGCGTTTTCCATCGATTTGATTAACATTGCTCCCCTTGATGATTTACATCATCCTACGGGAGCAATCCGCCACGCTCAAGAACTCGCTGCAGAAGTGTTCGAAGCGGATGCGACCTTCTTTTCCGTACAAGGCACCAGTTCTGCCATTATGACCATGGTATTGGCCACGGTGGGACCGGGAGACACCATTTTGGTTCCCCGGAACGTTCATAAATCAGTGTTGACGGCAATTATGTTAGCGGATGCGCGCCCAGTCTTTTTGACGCCGGAACTGGATCCAAACTTGGGCATTGCACACGGACTGGCCGTTGAGACTGTGGAGGAGGCACTTGAGCGATACCCTGCTGCCAAAGCCTTAGTCGTCATTAACCCGACGTACTTCGGCATTGCAGCCGATTTGACCCGTTTGGTCGAAGTTGCACATCGTTACGGCGTGCCGGTACTGGTTGATGAAGCCCATGGCGTCCACGTGGGTTTTCACGAAGCCCTGCCACCCTCTGCAATGCAGGCAGGCGCCGACATGGCCGCGACAAGTGTTCATAAACTTGGGGGTTCCATGACTCAGTCCAGTATTCTGAATGTAAGAGCTGGTCTGGTGGACCCAAGGCATGTCCAGGTCGTTCTCAGTATGCTTACAACAACGTCCACGTCTTACTTGTTGCTGGCATCTCTCGATGTGGCGCGCAAGGAACTGGCACTGCACGGACAGCAGCAAATTGACAGAGCCATTCGACTGGCTGAGGCAGCGCGTCGCGAGATTAACGAGATTCACGGGCTGTACTGCTTTGGTACGGAGTTGCTTCATGACAGTGCGACCTTCGCACTTGATCCGACGAAGCTGACTGTATCCGTAAAGGACCTGGGTATCAAAGGCTATGACGTGGAAACGATTTTGCGTGATGAGTACAACATCGAGGTCGAATTAAGCGACCTCTACAACATTTTGTGCATCGTATCCTGGGGGGACACAGAAGCGGACCTGCGCCTTTTGATTGAGGCTCTGCGTGAAATTGCACACAGGTATGGAGACAGACCTGGGCACAGAGTTCTGCAAGTCGATTTACCGGAGATGCCGGAATTGAAAATGTCACCGAGACAAGCCTTCTACAGCAAAACAGAAGTCGTTCCGTTAAAAGAATCTGCAGGCAGAATCATTGCCGAAATGATAATGGTCTACCCTCCCGGTATTCCCGTGTTGTTACCCGGTGAGGAGGTCACCCAAGTAAACATTGACTACATTGAAGAGAACTTGCGGGCTGGACTTCCGGTTCAAGGCACGGACGATCCCGAAATTCAAAACGTCAAAGTAGTCCGGGAACCGCCGCTCATTCCTTGA
- the bcp gene encoding thioredoxin-dependent thiol peroxidase, whose product MLEVGQAAPDFTLEAHTGESVSLKDLRGKKVVLFFYPKDNTPGCTKESCAFRDLYDDFAQVDTAVYGISRDSIKSHNNFAAKYNLSMPLLSDASEEVCNAYGVLKEKNMYGKKVFGIERTSFVIDRDGNIAKIYPKVKVDGHAESVLDYVKTLD is encoded by the coding sequence ATGCTGGAAGTTGGACAAGCCGCTCCAGACTTTACGTTGGAAGCACACACAGGAGAATCTGTGTCATTGAAGGATTTGCGAGGGAAAAAAGTTGTTTTGTTTTTCTATCCAAAAGACAACACACCAGGATGCACCAAGGAGTCCTGTGCGTTTCGTGATTTGTACGATGACTTCGCACAAGTTGATACAGCCGTATATGGCATTTCACGTGATTCCATCAAATCGCATAACAATTTTGCCGCAAAATATAACTTGAGTATGCCGTTGTTGTCGGATGCATCTGAAGAGGTGTGCAACGCATACGGTGTACTGAAGGAAAAGAACATGTATGGGAAAAAGGTTTTTGGCATTGAACGCACTTCGTTTGTCATCGACAGGGACGGGAATATTGCCAAGATTTATCCAAAGGTGAAGGTTGACGGTCATGCTGAGTCCGTCCTGGATTACGTGAAGACGTTGGACTAA
- a CDS encoding iron-sulfur cluster assembly accessory protein: protein MVTLTDIAAEKLREMLDENATDETGLRIYVKPGGCTGFSYGMALDSVKDADKTYQVNGVEVIVDEDSLQLVQGSEIDYVEDFESQGFRILNPNATSTCGCGSSFRTATAAGQPGSCD from the coding sequence GTGGTTACTTTGACCGATATTGCTGCTGAAAAACTTAGGGAAATGCTAGACGAGAATGCGACGGATGAAACTGGGTTGCGGATCTATGTGAAGCCGGGCGGCTGCACCGGTTTTAGTTACGGAATGGCCCTTGACAGTGTAAAAGACGCAGATAAAACCTATCAGGTGAACGGCGTCGAAGTGATTGTGGATGAAGATAGCTTGCAGCTTGTACAAGGGTCGGAGATTGATTACGTAGAGGACTTCGAAAGCCAGGGATTTCGAATTTTGAATCCCAACGCGACGTCGACTTGCGGTTGTGGTTCCAGTTTCCGTACAGCCACGGCAGCTGGTCAACCTGGTTCCTGTGACTAA
- a CDS encoding HD domain-containing protein, which produces MARFLKVLKDPVHDEILVDDPWIWDIVNTAAVQRLRRIRQLGTSYFTFHGAEHSRFTHSLGAYETMRKTLEHLYREYGWPEERERRLALAAALLHDVGHGPFSHTFEAVYPIHHETWTQRIILEDEELNSVLSEIDTDFPQDLVNVFRHGERSSVIRQLISSQLDVDRMDYLLRDAMMTGVSYGRFELTRLIRSLAMVDNQIVLKASGIHTAEQYIFARYFMYIQVYLHPVTVGSDLLVKNILQRAQELFQQEYPLEIPRSLRTLFVTAAQDDAPSVKDYMAVDEATLTYAFHCFSDTQDQVLSDLSRRFLHRQLFAAVVRPELSGEEWSYLRTLARSSGFNPDYYVLGRNTSVAGYVYTGEGIAVADSAGELHELTRMSKIVRSLVPNSEHRVYLPKELTEGKSPECQRIRTILAL; this is translated from the coding sequence ATGGCGAGGTTTCTGAAAGTGCTGAAAGATCCGGTTCACGACGAAATTCTGGTAGACGACCCCTGGATTTGGGATATTGTGAATACTGCCGCGGTACAGCGATTGCGGCGTATTCGCCAATTGGGAACGTCCTATTTTACTTTTCACGGAGCCGAGCACAGCAGGTTTACGCACTCATTAGGTGCCTATGAAACGATGCGCAAAACCCTCGAACACCTGTATCGTGAGTACGGCTGGCCAGAGGAACGGGAGAGAAGGTTGGCATTAGCTGCTGCATTGCTGCACGATGTGGGGCACGGCCCCTTTTCTCATACTTTTGAAGCTGTGTACCCGATTCACCATGAGACATGGACACAGCGAATTATATTGGAAGATGAAGAATTGAATTCAGTGCTGTCTGAAATCGACACGGACTTTCCCCAGGATTTAGTGAACGTGTTTCGCCATGGTGAAAGGAGCAGTGTCATTCGGCAATTGATTTCAAGTCAGCTTGATGTGGACAGAATGGATTATCTGCTTCGGGATGCGATGATGACGGGCGTGTCCTACGGCCGGTTTGAACTAACTCGTTTAATTCGCTCATTGGCTATGGTAGACAACCAAATTGTACTAAAAGCCAGCGGCATACATACAGCAGAGCAATACATTTTCGCCCGTTATTTTATGTATATCCAAGTGTACCTGCATCCTGTAACTGTGGGAAGCGACTTGCTGGTGAAAAACATTCTGCAGCGTGCACAAGAACTCTTCCAACAGGAATACCCCCTCGAAATCCCTCGGTCTTTACGAACTCTGTTCGTGACGGCAGCGCAGGATGACGCTCCAAGTGTAAAGGACTATATGGCGGTGGACGAAGCAACTCTTACCTACGCCTTTCATTGCTTTTCTGACACACAAGACCAGGTTCTCTCGGACCTGTCCCGTCGTTTTCTTCATCGACAGCTGTTTGCAGCAGTGGTGCGGCCCGAATTGAGTGGTGAGGAATGGAGCTATCTCAGAACCCTGGCTCGCTCGTCTGGATTCAATCCGGATTACTATGTGCTTGGCCGAAACACAAGCGTTGCGGGATACGTCTATACAGGTGAGGGCATTGCGGTGGCGGACTCAGCGGGAGAACTGCATGAACTCACCCGCATGTCCAAAATTGTGCGGTCACTAGTGCCGAACAGCGAGCACCGGGTTTACCTTCCAAAGGAGCTGACAGAAGGCAAGAGCCCGGAATGCCAGCGAATCCGTACGATTCTAGCTCTGTGA
- a CDS encoding DedA family protein translates to MVSHYGYLGIFLLMAIESACIPIPSEAVMTYAGFLSSLPQHPLSFWGVVVVGTLANLAGGLFIYYVGRFGGRPLILKYGKYVFLSERHLVHAEKWFAKRGELTVFVGRILPALRTFISLPAGIAEMPVGKFVLYSVLGSFPWNLALTAAGFYLGKNRHLISVYMKPLSYLGALLLLGGVIWFWSARKRPDSDKRKPDQSNQH, encoded by the coding sequence ATGGTTTCTCACTATGGCTATCTTGGGATTTTTCTTCTGATGGCAATCGAAAGTGCCTGCATTCCAATTCCAAGTGAAGCAGTCATGACCTATGCAGGATTTCTCTCGTCGCTGCCTCAACACCCATTGTCCTTCTGGGGCGTCGTTGTTGTAGGTACGCTGGCCAATTTGGCGGGCGGCTTGTTTATTTACTATGTTGGCCGTTTCGGCGGTCGCCCACTCATCTTAAAGTACGGAAAATACGTCTTCCTCAGCGAGCGTCACCTCGTGCACGCGGAAAAATGGTTTGCGAAGCGAGGAGAACTGACCGTTTTTGTCGGCCGCATCCTTCCTGCTCTTCGCACCTTCATTTCCCTGCCCGCAGGTATTGCAGAAATGCCCGTTGGCAAATTCGTATTGTACTCCGTCCTGGGCTCCTTTCCATGGAATCTTGCCTTAACTGCGGCCGGATTCTATTTAGGAAAAAATCGGCACCTCATCTCGGTGTACATGAAACCCCTGTCCTACCTCGGTGCTCTTCTGCTCCTCGGTGGTGTCATTTGGTTCTGGAGCGCTCGAAAACGGCCAGACAGTGACAAAAGAAAACCAGACCAGTCAAACCAGCACTAA
- a CDS encoding glycosyltransferase family 2 protein, producing the protein MSLIFHMVFTILYSILEIFTGIIGVYQIIMSLFGIWHRREKIVHSANKSFAVIVPAHNEEVVVGPLIDSLVTQKYPKHLYDVHVIADHCTDHTEQVAARHGAMVHVRENQEQRGKGFAIEWMLDRLWETGKHYDAVVMFDADNLVAPDFLARMNDKLSEGHKVVQGYLGVKNAFDTWVSVSMGISYWFSNRMWQNARENLNLSSSLGGTGLCIDMDLLHEMGWGATGLTEDLEFGVRCVERGIIPVWAHDAKVYDEKPTSLLPSMRQRLRWMQGHFHCARKHMFPLIGSGIKERNFVKLDAGIYLFQPMRFLILFLTSLMMLLQLSVPQSTMASHLTNLLPTQFWVAVNIFLYLQMPLALLLERVNWRAYFGLILLPFFLWTWGPVVFQAYFTKANRKWAHTVHKRSIHLDQIHGR; encoded by the coding sequence ATGTCCCTAATATTTCACATGGTTTTTACCATTTTATATTCAATTTTGGAGATCTTCACTGGTATTATCGGCGTATATCAAATCATTATGTCACTCTTTGGGATTTGGCACCGCAGGGAGAAAATTGTCCATTCTGCGAACAAATCTTTTGCTGTAATTGTACCGGCGCATAACGAAGAAGTCGTTGTGGGCCCTTTGATTGACAGTCTTGTGACGCAAAAATACCCGAAACACCTTTATGATGTTCACGTTATTGCTGACCACTGTACGGACCACACGGAGCAAGTGGCTGCCCGGCACGGGGCAATGGTTCATGTGCGTGAGAATCAGGAGCAGAGAGGAAAAGGCTTTGCGATTGAATGGATGCTGGACCGTCTCTGGGAAACAGGGAAGCACTATGATGCAGTGGTCATGTTCGATGCGGACAACCTTGTTGCACCGGACTTCCTGGCACGCATGAATGACAAGCTGTCTGAGGGACACAAGGTGGTTCAAGGCTATCTGGGTGTTAAAAATGCGTTTGACACATGGGTCAGTGTTTCAATGGGAATTTCCTACTGGTTTAGCAATCGGATGTGGCAGAATGCGAGAGAAAACCTGAATTTGTCCAGTTCTCTTGGCGGCACCGGGCTGTGCATCGACATGGATCTCTTGCATGAGATGGGTTGGGGAGCAACGGGTCTAACGGAGGATCTCGAATTTGGAGTGCGCTGTGTGGAACGCGGGATTATACCTGTGTGGGCCCATGACGCTAAGGTTTATGATGAGAAGCCTACCAGTTTGTTACCTTCCATGCGTCAACGTCTGCGGTGGATGCAGGGGCATTTTCACTGTGCCAGAAAGCACATGTTTCCGCTCATCGGATCAGGCATAAAGGAACGAAACTTTGTTAAACTGGATGCTGGCATCTACTTGTTCCAGCCCATGCGCTTTCTCATTCTGTTTCTGACATCTCTCATGATGTTGCTTCAACTCTCTGTTCCGCAAAGCACAATGGCTTCCCATTTGACGAATTTGTTGCCGACGCAGTTTTGGGTCGCTGTTAACATTTTCTTGTACCTGCAAATGCCGTTGGCCCTGTTACTGGAACGGGTGAATTGGCGCGCGTATTTTGGGTTGATTTTACTCCCATTTTTTCTCTGGACTTGGGGACCTGTGGTTTTCCAGGCGTACTTTACGAAAGCCAACAGAAAATGGGCTCATACTGTGCATAAGCGATCCATTCACTTAGACCAAATTCATGGTCGCTAG